Proteins encoded by one window of Pseudomonas sp. LS44:
- a CDS encoding 5'-nucleotidase, protein MSKGLGDKLVLAISSRALFDLRESHRIYEADGVDAYRQYQIEHEDEILMPGDAFPLVEKLLGLNTVLGQPRVEVILVSRNSADTGLRAFNSIQHYGLGISRAAFVGGRSPDPYLAAFGCQLFLSTHAEDVRSALASGFGAATILSGGPRREASTELRIAFDGDAVLFSDESERVYQKGGLMAFQDHERESARELLGGGPFKPFLFALHRLQQEFPSEACPIRTALVTARSAPAHERVIRTLREWNIRLDESFFLGGLEKAAILETFGADVFFDDQLGHCEKARELVATGHVPHGISNEPQV, encoded by the coding sequence ATGAGCAAAGGGCTGGGCGACAAGCTGGTCTTGGCGATTTCCTCGCGAGCGCTGTTCGATCTGCGCGAAAGCCACCGGATTTATGAGGCCGACGGCGTCGACGCCTATCGTCAGTACCAGATCGAGCATGAGGACGAGATTCTCATGCCGGGGGATGCCTTTCCTCTGGTAGAGAAGCTGCTTGGCCTCAATACCGTCTTGGGCCAGCCGAGGGTCGAAGTCATTCTGGTTTCGCGGAACAGCGCGGACACCGGTTTGCGTGCCTTCAACTCGATCCAGCACTACGGCTTGGGCATTTCCCGCGCGGCGTTCGTCGGCGGACGTAGTCCTGATCCGTACTTGGCGGCGTTCGGTTGCCAGCTGTTTCTTTCCACACATGCCGAAGATGTGCGCAGCGCACTGGCGTCAGGCTTCGGCGCCGCGACGATTCTGTCCGGCGGGCCACGGCGGGAAGCCAGCACTGAATTGCGCATCGCCTTCGATGGCGATGCGGTGTTGTTTTCCGACGAGTCCGAGCGGGTTTACCAGAAGGGCGGGTTGATGGCTTTTCAGGACCATGAACGCGAGTCGGCGCGTGAGCTGCTCGGTGGCGGCCCCTTCAAACCCTTCCTCTTCGCGTTGCATCGTTTGCAGCAGGAGTTCCCCAGTGAGGCCTGCCCAATCCGCACGGCGTTGGTAACCGCCCGCTCGGCGCCCGCGCACGAGCGAGTCATCCGCACCCTGCGTGAGTGGAATATCCGTCTGGATGAGTCGTTTTTTCTCGGCGGCTTGGAGAAGGCGGCGATTCTCGAAACTTTCGGCGCCGATGTGTTTTTCGACGACCAGTTGGGG